A window from Chromatiaceae bacterium encodes these proteins:
- the mreD gene encoding rod shape-determining protein MreD, giving the protein MSGGQGRLVIVLTLCVAMLLTILPMPEWARPFRPQWVTLVLLYWAIALPHRVGVGSGFIAGIVLDVLTGTLLGQHALGLSVVTFIAIQLHQRIRVFPLWQQSLGILVLLVIDHLLALWITGATRSIAPGLGYWTVPLIGTLLWPWVFVTLRKIRRHFKVS; this is encoded by the coding sequence ATGAGCGGCGGCCAGGGGCGACTGGTTATCGTGCTCACCCTGTGTGTCGCGATGCTGCTGACCATCCTACCGATGCCGGAATGGGCACGGCCGTTCCGGCCTCAATGGGTCACGCTGGTGCTGTTGTACTGGGCCATCGCACTGCCGCACCGGGTCGGCGTGGGCAGCGGCTTCATCGCCGGAATCGTGTTGGACGTACTCACCGGCACCTTGCTCGGACAGCACGCGCTCGGCCTGTCGGTTGTGACCTTCATCGCGATACAGCTGCACCAGCGCATCCGGGTGTTTCCGCTCTGGCAGCAGTCGCTCGGCATCCTTGTACTGCTGGTGATCGACCACCTGCTGGCGCTATGGATCACCGGCGCAACGCGCAGCATCGCTCCCGGACTCGGTTACTGGACAGTACCGCTGATCGGCACCTTGCTTTGGCCCTGGGTATTCGTCACATTGCGCAAGATCCGTCGGCACTTCAAGGTGAGCTGA
- a CDS encoding rod shape-determining protein has product MFLRRIRGLFSNDLSIDLGTANTLIYARDQGIVLNEPSVVAIRQDRGPGGPKSVAAVGEEAKKMLGRTPANITAIRPMKEGVIADFTVTEKMLQYFIHKVHESRLIRPSPRVLVCVPCGSTQVERRAIKESAAGAGAREVYLIEEPMSAAIGAGLPVDEARGSMVLDIGGGTSEVAIISLNGIVYSNSVRIGGDKFDEAIINYVRRNYGTLIGEATAERVKKEIGSAYPGNEVRELEVKGRNLAEGVPRSFTLSSNEILEALQEPLSGIVDAVKKALEQTPPELGADVAERGIVLTGGGALLKDLDRLIEEETGLPVIIAEDPLTCVARGGGRALEMMDERGGDIFTVE; this is encoded by the coding sequence ATGTTCCTTCGGCGTATTCGTGGGCTCTTTTCCAACGACCTTTCGATCGATCTCGGCACCGCCAACACTCTGATCTATGCGCGCGATCAGGGCATAGTGCTGAACGAACCCTCGGTCGTCGCGATCCGCCAGGATCGTGGTCCGGGCGGACCCAAGTCGGTCGCGGCAGTCGGCGAAGAGGCGAAGAAGATGCTCGGCCGTACACCGGCCAACATCACCGCGATCCGGCCGATGAAAGAAGGCGTGATCGCCGACTTCACGGTCACCGAGAAGATGCTGCAGTATTTTATCCATAAGGTGCACGAATCGCGGCTGATCCGTCCGAGCCCCCGCGTCCTGGTGTGCGTCCCGTGCGGATCCACCCAGGTCGAGCGGCGCGCGATCAAGGAATCCGCCGCCGGGGCCGGTGCACGCGAGGTGTACCTGATCGAGGAGCCGATGTCCGCGGCGATCGGGGCCGGTCTGCCGGTCGACGAGGCACGCGGCTCGATGGTGCTCGACATCGGCGGCGGTACCTCGGAAGTCGCGATCATCTCGCTGAACGGCATCGTGTATTCCAACTCGGTGCGTATCGGCGGGGACAAGTTCGACGAAGCGATCATCAACTATGTGCGCCGCAACTACGGCACCCTGATCGGCGAGGCGACTGCCGAGCGGGTCAAGAAGGAGATCGGTTCGGCCTATCCCGGCAACGAGGTGCGCGAGCTGGAGGTCAAGGGTCGCAATCTCGCCGAAGGCGTGCCACGCAGCTTCACCCTGAGTTCCAACGAGATCCTCGAGGCGTTGCAGGAGCCGCTCTCGGGCATCGTCGACGCCGTCAAGAAGGCGCTCGAGCAGACACCACCGGAACTCGGGGCCGACGTCGCCGAGCGCGGTATCGTGCTGACCGGTGGTGGCGCCCTGCTGAAGGATCTGGACCGCTTGATCGAGGAAGAGACCGGTTTGCCGGTGATCATCGCCGAAGACCCCCTGACCTGCGTCGCGCGCGGCGGCGGTCGGGCGCTCGAGATGATGGACGAACGCGGGGGCGATATCTTTACGGTAGAGTGA
- the mreC gene encoding rod shape-determining protein MreC — translation MKPIFAAGPSQTTRLVAAVILSLILLVVDHRFHHLEQLRSALAFFTYPLQFLADLPFTTSRWLSETTTSRETLLVQNRRLLDENLRLQGELQKYESLQAENMRLRDLVDSSFKVGDRVLVAELSSVDLDPYKQQVTIKKGSVSGVFEGQPVLDAHAVMGQVAHVTPLSSTVLLITDTSHALPVQVLRNGLRTIAVGTGRIDQLRLPYLPTNSDIVEGDLLVTSGLGGKFPPGYPVATVTQIDRSPDAPFSTVLAQPRAHLDRSREVLLVWTIPNEVPVARETPEPAVQPARRASTTEATPRDIEQQTEGVELDR, via the coding sequence ATCAAGCCGATCTTTGCTGCAGGCCCTTCGCAAACCACCCGCCTGGTGGCGGCTGTCATCCTGTCCCTGATCCTCCTCGTGGTCGATCACCGGTTCCACCACCTCGAACAACTGCGCAGCGCACTCGCGTTCTTCACCTATCCGCTGCAGTTCCTGGCCGATCTGCCGTTTACGACGAGCCGTTGGCTGAGCGAGACCACGACCAGCCGCGAGACGCTGCTCGTGCAGAACCGGCGCCTGTTGGACGAAAACCTGCGCCTGCAGGGAGAACTGCAGAAATACGAGTCATTGCAGGCCGAAAACATGCGCCTGCGCGACCTGGTCGATTCGTCGTTCAAGGTAGGTGACCGCGTGTTGGTCGCGGAGCTGTCTTCGGTGGATCTCGACCCCTACAAGCAACAGGTGACGATCAAGAAAGGATCGGTATCCGGCGTTTTCGAAGGCCAGCCGGTCCTCGACGCGCACGCGGTCATGGGCCAGGTCGCCCATGTCACGCCGCTGAGTTCGACCGTGTTGTTGATAACGGACACCAGTCATGCGCTGCCGGTGCAGGTGTTGCGCAACGGCCTGCGCACCATCGCGGTCGGCACCGGCCGCATCGATCAGCTGCGTCTGCCCTACCTGCCCACCAATTCGGACATCGTCGAGGGTGATCTCTTGGTGACGTCAGGCCTGGGCGGCAAGTTTCCGCCCGGATACCCGGTCGCGACCGTCACGCAGATCGACCGCTCACCGGATGCGCCGTTCTCCACCGTGCTCGCACAACCGCGCGCCCACCTCGATCGCAGCCGCGAGGTCCTGCTGGTCTGGACCATCCCCAACGAGGTGCCGGTCGCCCGCGAAACGCCCGAACCCGCTGTGCAGCCGGCCCGTCGGGCATCCACCACCGAGGCGACGCCCCGGGACATCGAACAACAGACGGAAGGCGTGGAGCTCGACAGATGA
- the rodA gene encoding rod shape-determining protein RodA, whose translation MTPTNPNRRQGLLAVFHIDLPLLVGLLVLCGFGLIVLYSASGQNLDQVERQAVRILLAFLVMLAIAQLDPATLRRWSPWLYAVGVAMLVMVLAFGEIGKGAQRWLDLGFVRFQPSEMVKLAVPLMIAWYLAEKRLPPSWHRLAIAAMLIVVPVALIAKQPDLGTAVLVGSAGIFVLFLAGISWQLIGGLVVTAAGAAPVVWYLMRDYQRQRVLTFLDPEKDPLGAGYHIIQSKIAIGSGGLYGKGWLNGTQSQLDFLPERHTDFIFAVMSEEFGLIGVLFLLAIYLFVIGRGLYIATRAQDTFTRLLAGALTLVFFVYVLVNTGMVTGLMPVVGVPLPLISYGGTSLVTLMAGFGILMSIHTHRKLLPT comes from the coding sequence CTGACGCCCACCAATCCCAATCGCCGTCAGGGGCTGCTGGCGGTATTCCACATCGATCTGCCGCTGCTGGTCGGGCTGCTGGTGCTGTGCGGGTTCGGACTGATCGTCCTGTACTCCGCGTCCGGTCAGAACCTCGACCAGGTCGAGCGCCAGGCGGTACGTATACTGCTCGCCTTCCTGGTGATGCTCGCGATTGCCCAGCTCGACCCGGCCACGCTGCGCCGCTGGAGTCCCTGGCTGTACGCGGTTGGCGTCGCGATGCTGGTCATGGTGCTGGCGTTCGGCGAGATCGGCAAAGGCGCGCAGCGCTGGCTCGACCTGGGCTTCGTCCGGTTCCAGCCCTCGGAGATGGTCAAACTGGCGGTGCCCCTGATGATCGCCTGGTATCTGGCCGAAAAGCGCCTGCCGCCGAGCTGGCACCGCCTGGCGATTGCGGCAATGCTGATCGTCGTGCCGGTTGCGCTGATTGCGAAGCAACCCGACCTGGGCACCGCGGTTCTGGTCGGCAGCGCCGGGATATTCGTGCTGTTTCTGGCCGGTATCAGCTGGCAGTTGATTGGCGGGCTCGTCGTGACCGCGGCGGGCGCCGCGCCCGTGGTCTGGTACCTGATGCGCGACTACCAGCGACAGCGCGTGTTGACCTTTCTCGATCCGGAAAAGGACCCGCTCGGTGCCGGCTACCACATCATCCAATCGAAGATCGCGATCGGTTCGGGCGGCCTGTACGGCAAGGGCTGGCTGAACGGCACCCAGTCGCAACTGGATTTTCTCCCGGAACGACACACCGATTTCATCTTCGCGGTGATGTCGGAAGAATTCGGGCTGATCGGCGTACTGTTTCTGCTGGCGATCTACCTGTTCGTGATCGGTCGCGGCCTGTATATCGCAACCCGGGCCCAGGACACCTTCACCCGCCTGCTGGCCGGCGCCCTGACCCTGGTTTTTTTCGTCTACGTGCTGGTGAACACCGGAATGGTCACCGGCCTGATGCCGGTGGTCGGCGTGCCGCTGCCGTTGATCAGCTATGGCGGCACCTCCCTGGTGACCCTGATGGCCGGCTTCGGTATCCTGATGTCCATCCATACTCACCGCAAACTGTTGCCGACCTGA
- the mrdA gene encoding penicillin-binding protein 2, whose product MQLKDTIRESQDFLNRAIVAGMLVLFAVAVLAWRLFQLQVVEHEHFTTLSRENRVKVLPIPPTRGLVYDRTGVLLAQNRPAYSLEITPEQVDDLDWTLRELSKVIEIGEEDLDRFWQLKKRKRRFDSVPIRVDLSQDETAQFAVHRHRFPGVDIKAQLLRHYPHDLSTAHVLGYVGRISQRDIEQIDASNYAGTSHIGKNGVEKTYESALHGVVGLEQVEVNAAGRKVRTLEQNAPEPGVDVHLHLDIALQEVTMQAFGDNNGAAVAINPKNGGVLAFVSQPGYDPNLFVEGISTKNYDALQKDENRPLYNRALHGQYPPGSTVKPFMGLAGLEQGAIQYDTSVYCPGFFQLPGNVHRYRDWKKGGHGPMDIDSAIVQSCDVFFYKLAYELGIDRLHGFLARFGFGGRTGIDLTGESGGLLPSREWKRRARRQPWYPGETLIMGIGQGYFLATPLQLAAATAAIANNGTFYTPRVVDYLQSRDTGEITPIPPSVHQIPIALQQNWEDIRQGMLHVVESPRGTAKRIRSERYKIAGKTGTAQVFTVAQDEEYDEAELEKKLRDHALFIAYAPADDPQIAVAVVVENGGHGGSVAAPIARAIMDAYLLPKEPAQDTPSRESKS is encoded by the coding sequence ATGCAGCTCAAGGACACAATACGCGAGAGCCAGGACTTCCTGAACCGCGCGATCGTCGCCGGGATGCTGGTGCTGTTCGCGGTCGCGGTACTCGCGTGGCGCCTGTTCCAGCTGCAGGTCGTCGAACACGAGCATTTCACGACGCTTTCACGAGAGAACCGCGTCAAGGTGCTACCGATACCGCCTACACGGGGACTGGTCTACGACCGTACCGGTGTGCTGCTCGCGCAGAACCGGCCGGCCTACAGCCTGGAGATCACGCCGGAACAGGTCGACGACCTGGATTGGACGCTGCGCGAGTTGTCCAAGGTGATCGAGATCGGCGAAGAGGACCTCGATCGATTCTGGCAGCTCAAGAAACGCAAGAGGCGTTTCGACAGCGTGCCGATCCGGGTCGATCTCAGCCAGGACGAGACCGCCCAGTTCGCTGTGCACCGCCATCGCTTTCCCGGGGTCGACATCAAGGCCCAGCTGCTGCGTCATTATCCTCACGACCTGAGTACCGCGCATGTGCTGGGCTATGTCGGACGCATCAGTCAGCGCGACATCGAGCAGATCGATGCGTCGAACTACGCCGGCACCAGCCATATCGGCAAGAACGGCGTCGAGAAGACCTACGAATCCGCGCTGCATGGAGTCGTCGGCCTGGAACAGGTCGAGGTCAATGCCGCGGGACGCAAGGTCCGCACCCTTGAACAGAACGCTCCTGAACCCGGTGTCGACGTGCACCTGCACCTGGACATCGCATTGCAGGAAGTCACGATGCAGGCATTCGGCGACAACAACGGGGCCGCGGTCGCGATCAACCCGAAGAACGGCGGTGTGCTGGCATTCGTCAGCCAGCCCGGTTACGACCCGAACCTGTTCGTCGAGGGCATCAGCACGAAAAACTACGATGCCCTGCAGAAGGATGAGAACCGACCGCTCTACAACCGTGCACTGCACGGCCAGTATCCACCGGGGTCGACGGTCAAACCCTTCATGGGTCTGGCGGGACTGGAACAGGGCGCCATCCAGTACGATACCAGCGTGTACTGCCCGGGGTTCTTCCAGCTGCCCGGCAATGTGCATCGATACCGGGACTGGAAAAAAGGCGGTCATGGCCCGATGGACATCGACTCGGCGATCGTCCAGTCGTGCGACGTGTTTTTCTATAAGCTCGCCTACGAACTCGGCATCGACCGGTTGCACGGTTTTCTTGCACGCTTCGGATTCGGCGGGCGCACCGGTATCGACCTGACCGGGGAATCGGGCGGCCTGCTGCCGTCGCGTGAATGGAAACGCCGCGCCCGGCGTCAGCCCTGGTATCCGGGCGAGACACTGATCATGGGGATCGGGCAGGGTTACTTCCTCGCCACCCCGCTGCAGCTGGCGGCCGCAACGGCAGCGATCGCCAATAACGGCACCTTCTACACGCCACGCGTCGTGGACTACCTGCAGTCGCGCGACACCGGCGAGATCACGCCGATCCCACCGAGCGTGCACCAGATCCCGATCGCGCTGCAGCAGAACTGGGAAGACATTCGCCAAGGCATGCTCCATGTGGTGGAAAGCCCGCGCGGCACCGCCAAACGCATCCGCTCCGAGCGATACAAGATCGCCGGCAAGACCGGCACCGCGCAGGTCTTCACGGTCGCCCAGGACGAGGAATACGACGAGGCGGAACTCGAAAAGAAACTGCGTGACCACGCACTGTTCATTGCCTATGCGCCAGCCGATGACCCACAGATCGCGGTCGCGGTGGTGGTCGAGAACGGCGGACACGGCGGTTCGGTTGCCGCGCCGATCGCCCGTGCGATCATGGATGCGTACCTGCTGCCGAAGGAACCCGCCCAGGACACTCCTTCGAGGGAGAGCAAATCGTGA